The Oncorhynchus masou masou isolate Uvic2021 chromosome 6, UVic_Omas_1.1, whole genome shotgun sequence genome has a window encoding:
- the LOC135542664 gene encoding uncharacterized protein LOC135542664 — MEGSTLTQRRAECQLKESEIQTDYMMELGARLGLVRQIQREQEKEMKRIWFETRKMPSLIEENMRDVTNRPLTEFMAPCIDSLPPLAFTNRRPIPTMLHPPSPLAIRTQDAQRFIVFSYFVPAECPAATEATADVSTHKREDLLTDTHLSSKLHRYLPHFYNDDSIPPQQTVEGTTEVSVAPVAIPNIKEEDRFYPFSLPPLAQRFVGNSFIVPETSQPAVSATECQIAKEATADTANVKRENRWAAQLFDIDYKLPEEAVEGTNKCPVASESAASVSAVLQEEFSADKSLPAPAALPLRLPCTHSIDHKQLWEKVEDNTEFSVDKEATVAIYTWEDKSPSVLPCIHNNNDHQLPEETVEDNTEGSVDTEASAVAPTVKREELTGDKSPVRAIPPILGCIHDKDHKEPEQKVKGPSEEVDLCPHTHQLDPDVNLTPATRNDEPRTWTLEEAKDYWIGIDIESEERSVKEEVRQREGLKREADCAHSKSSNGMASSERAETILGRLGFLVMNHMQKIPFLKMKEKEKNKKLHKKLKDDEKERKEKKNKEEENKKREKKEMNEREKEQKKVMKAEKKREKLEQKKREKERKEKEKAEKKRLEGLMKIHNDMMKDRIKKEKKCSEELKKREKAQAEFLEMERKIQEKEEKKREKRRKEERKRLEKKKKREPAGGGTERVIEEQGKDESLKMDE; from the exons ATGGAGGGTTCAACGCTGACACAGAGGAGGGCTGAGTGTCAGTTGAAGGAAAGTGAGATCCAGACAGACTACATGATGGAGCTGGGAGCCAGGTTGGGTCTGGTGAGACAGatccagagggagcaggagaaggagatgaagaggatTTGGTTTGAGACGAGGAAAATGCCAAGCCTGATTGAGGAG AATATGAGAGATGTGACCAACCGTCCACTCACTGAGTTCATGGCTCCCTGTATTGACTCCCTCCCACCGCTGGCTTTCACCAATCGGAGGCCTATACCAACCATGTTGCATCCCCCCTCTCCATTGGCCATACGCACTCAGGATGCACAGCGGTTCATTGTATTTTCATACTTTGTCCCTGCTGAGTGCCCAGCTGCTACAGAGGCCACAGCAGATGTATCTACTCATAAAAGAGAGGACTTGTTGACAGATACACATCTTTCCTCAAAGCTGCATCGATACCTGCCACACTTCTATAACGATGACTCCATTCCACCACAGCAGACAGTAGAGGGAACCACTGAGGTCTCAGTTGCTCCAGTGGCAATACCTAATATAAAGGAAGAGGACAGATTCTATCCTTTCTCCCTCCCACCACTGGCTCAGCGGTTCGTTGGCAATTCATTCATTGTCCCGGAAACCTCCCAGCCTGCTGTTTCAGCCACAGAGTGCCAAATTGCCAAAGAGGCCACTGCAGACACAGCCAATGTCAAGAGAGAGAACCGATGGGCAGCCCAGCTCTTTGACATTGACTACAAACTGCCAGAGGAGGCAGTAGAGGGAACCAACAAGTGTCCAGTCGCCAGTGAATCTGCCGCTTCCGTGTCCGCTGTCCTCCAAGAGGAGTTTTCAGCTGATAAGAGTCTTCCTGCACCCGCAGCACTGCCTCTAAGGCTGCCCTGCACCCACAGCATTGACCACAAACAGCTATGGGAGAAAGTTGAGGACAACACAGAGTTCTCAGTAGACAAAGAAGCAACTGTTGCCATTTACACTTGGGAAGATAAAAGTCCTTCAGTTCTGCCATGCATCCACAACAACAACGACCACCAACTGCCAGAGGAGACAGTTGAGGACAACACAGAGGGCTCAGTTGACACCGAGGCAAGTGCAGTTGCACCCACTGTCAAGAGAGAGGAACTGACAGGTGATAAAAGCCCTGTCCGAGCAATTCCTCCAATCCTGGGATGCATCCATGACAAGGACCACAAGGAGCCAGAGCAGAAAGTGAAGGGCCCTAGTGAAGAGGTGGATCTCTGCCCTCACACTCACCAGCTGGACCCAGATGTTAACTTAACTCCGGCTACCCGCAATGATGAACCCAGGACCTGGACCCTGGAAGAGGCAAAG GATTATTGGATAGGCATTGATATTGAGAGTGAAGAGAGGAGCGTcaaggaggaggtgagacagagggagggattgaAGCGTGAGGCGGACTGTGCCCATTCCAAGAGCTCCAATGGGATGGCTTcatcagagagagcagagaccatCCTTGGAAGACTGGGCTTTCTGGTCATGAACCACATGCAGAAAATCCCATTTTTGAAGATGAAGGAAAAAGAGAAAAATAAGAAACTGCATAAGAAGTTGAAAgatgatgagaaagagagaaaggagaagaaaaacaaggaggaggagaacaaaaagagggagaagaaagagatgaatgagagagagaaagagcagaagaAAGTCATGAAGgctgagaaaaagagggagaagttagaacagaaaaagagagagaaggaaagaaaagaGAAGGAAAAGGCAGAGAAAAAGAGGTTAGAGGGGCTGATGAAGATACATAATGACATGATGAAAGACAGGATTAAGAAAGAGAAGAAGTGTTCTGAGGagctgaaaaagagagagaaagctcaAGCTGAGTTcttggagatggagagaaagattcaagaaaaggaggagaagaagagagaaaagaggaggaaagaggagaggaagagactggagaagaagaaaaagagggaGCCAGCTGGAGGTGGAACTGAGAGGGTGATAGAAGAGCAGGGAAAGGATGAAAGCTTGAAGATGGATGAGTAG
- the LOC135542665 gene encoding DNA ligase 1-like, producing MEGSTLTQRRAECQLKEREIQTDYMMELGARLALVRQIQREQEKEMKRIWFETRKMPSLIEENVRDVTNRPLTEFMAPCIDSLPPLAFTNRRPIPTMLHPPSPLAIRTQDAQRFIVFSYFVPAECPVATEATADVSTRKREDLLTDTHLSSMLHRYLPHFYNDESIPPQQTVEGTTEVSVAPVAISNIKEEDRFYPFSLPPLAQRFVGNSFIVSETSQPAVSATECQIAKEATADTASVKRENRWAARSLPSVLPPSLPPVFVIDYKLPEETVEDNTEGSVDTEASAVAPTVKREELTGDKSPVRAIPPILGCIHDKDHKEPEQKVKGPSEEVDLCPHAHQLDPDVNLTLATRNDEPRTWTLEEAKDYWIGIDIESEERSVKEEVRQREGLKREADCAHSKSSNGMASSERAETILGRLGFLVMNHMQKIPFLKMKEKEKNKKLHKKLKDDEKERKEKKNKEEENKKREKKEMNEREKEQKKVMKAEKKREKLEQKKREKERKEKEKAEKKRLEGLMKIHNDMMKDRIKKEKKCSEELKKREKAQAEFLEMERKIQEKEEKKREKRRKEERKRLEKKKKREPAGGGTERVIEEQGKDESLKMDE from the exons ATGGAGGGTTCAACGCTGACACAGAGGAGGGCTGAGTGTCAGTTGAAGGAAAGGGAGATCCAGACAGACTACATGATGGAGCTGGGAGCCAGGTTGGCTCTGGTGAGACAGatccagagggagcaggagaaggagatgaagaggatTTGGTTTGAGACGAGGAAAATGCCAAGCCTGATTGAGGAG AATGTGAGAGATGTGACCAACCGTCCACTCACTGAGTTCATGGCTCCCTGTATTGACTCCCTCCCACCGCTGGCTTTCACCAATCGGAGGCCTATACCAACCATGTTGCATCCCCCCTCTCCATTGGCCATACGCACTCAGGATGCACAGCGGTTCATTGTATTTTCATACTTTGTCCCTGCTGAGTGCCCAGTTGCAACAGAGGCCACAGCAGATGTATCTACTCGTAAAAGAGAGGACTTATTGACAGATACACATCTTTCCTCAATGCTGCATCGATACCTGCCACACTTCTATAATGATGAGTCCATTCCACCACAGCAGACAGTAGAGGGAACCACTGAGGTCTCAGTTGCTCCTGTGGCAATATCTAATATAAAGGAAGAGGACAGATTCTATCCTTTCTCCCTCCCACCACTGGCTCAGCGGTTCGTTGGCAATTCATTCATTGTCTCGGAAACCTCCCAGCCTGCTGTTTCAGCCACAGAGTGCCAAATTGCCAAAGAGGCCACTGCAGACACAGCCAGTGTCAAGAGAGAGAACCGATGGGCAGCCAGAAGTCTTCCTTCAGTGCTGCCTCCAAGTCTGCCACCAGTCTTTGTCATTGACTACAAACTGCCAGAGGAGACAGTTGAGGACAACACAGAGGGCTCAGTTGACACCGAGGCAAGTGCAGTTGCACCCACTGTCAAGAGAGAGGAACTGACAGGTGATAAAAGCCCTGTCCGAGCAATTCCTCCTATCCTGGGATGCATCCATGACAAGGACCACAAGGAGCCAGAGCAGAAAGTGAAGGGCCCTAGTGAAGAGGTGGATCTCTGCCCTCACGCTCACCAGCTGGACCCAGATGTTAACTTAACTCTGGCAACCCGCAATGATGAACCCAGGACCTGGACCCTGGAAGAGGCAAAG GATTATTGGATAGGCATTGATATTGAGAGTGAAGAGAGGAGCGTcaaggaggaggtgagacagagggagggattgaAGCGTGAGGCGGACTGTGCCCATTCCAAGAGCTCCAATGGGATGGCTTcatcagagagagcagagaccatCCTTGGAAGACTGGGCTTTCTGGTCATGAACCACATGCAGAAAATCCCATTTTTGAAGATGAAGGAAAAAGAGAAAAATAAGAAACTGCATAAGAAGTTGAAAGAtgacgagaaagagagaaaggagaagaaaaacaaggaggaggagaacaagaagagggagaagaaagagatgaatgagagagagaaagagcagaagaAAGTCATGAAGgctgagaaaaagagggagaagttagaacagaaaaagagagagaaggaaagaaaagaGAAGGAAAAGGCAGAGAAAAAGAGGTTAGAGGGGCTGATGAAGATACATAATGACATGATGAAAGACAGGATTAAGAAAGAGAAGAAGTGTTCTGAGGagctgaaaaagagagagaaagctcaAGCTGAGTTcttggagatggagagaaagattcaagaaaaggaggagaagaagagagaaaagaggaggaaagaggagaggaagagactggagaagaagaaaaagagggaGCCAGCTGGAGGTGGAACTGAGAGGGTGATAGAAGAGCAGGGAAAGGATGAAAGCTTGAAGATGGATGAGTAG